The Vitis vinifera cultivar Pinot Noir 40024 chromosome 1, ASM3070453v1 DNA segment TACTTAGCTATGATCAGAGCCCTCTCAACTATTAGATGTTAAATTCActtttctaattccaaaatagAATATCATCCGCCTTACCTCCTTGGCCATGTCCATGAGGCATGATCCCAGAAGATCGAACATAATACCATATGGGTTTTGAGAAGCAGGGATCCCATTTGGGAGAGCTAGAATGAGAAACACTATCATCCCTCCAACCACAAGTTCCTTAGCTCTGGCACTCAGAAAGATCTCCATGTCATGCTCAAATTGAGCTGCATAAGCATGGCTTACTTCTTCTGGGCCACTTGTGTAGTGAATCCTTCCCCTGTTCCATGCAGGGGAGTTTTTGTCCAACAACTCTTCAGGCACCTTTGAGAGCCAGTGGAGTGCATGAGAGGAAAACATGAAATGGATAGATGACTCCGGGAATAACCGGCCATGGAAAGAACCCGGGACGCCACAGGCAAAGTACCGCCTCTCAGTTGGGAGGGATGCAAATAGGGTATTGAAATCATTACCCACATGATCATTAAAGAAGACTTGAAATTCGGGCATCTCAGATTTGAGACCTTGCACCAGGTACCTCCTTTCTACAGCTTCCACTATATGTTGCATTGCTATGAAGGTATTTGGCCCAACTGAACATCCCAAATTTGCAAGACGAAACGGGTTTGAAGAGAAGCACTTTACATCAAGCTTCTTAGCAATTGCCTCTTCAATCATAGTTCTCGACACATTCATATCTTGTCTCTACAACACAATAGTCCACCATTCGCTTTGTTATTAATGTCAGGGATGATATTCCCTAAACCAAGCAATTTTTAATCACGTAATATAATCCAGGGTGAGCAAAACGGAGATCCATGAAATCTGTAAGATAGAGAAAATTTATGAAGAGACTGCAACGGCTACAAAAGTAGTTAAAATACCTGAAAATGGGAGTTGTTGCGGTAGCTATGAGGTCCATCCCCTCCGTTCATCGGAAAAGATTGTTGCATTGTGGCTGCGTCGTTGTTGCTTATAACTCTCTGTGTCTGTGGAGAGCCTAGGTGAGCCGTGTGCTTTATGCCTTTATTTGATGGACGCTCTATATAGACATCTCATAAACAATGGCCTTCTGACACGTGTACCAATTTCATGCCTTTCCTTATCCTTGTTGACTGGTATAAATTTTGTCGGGCAAGTAGTGACTTGACTGGAAATTGAGACTTTTCTTAAtacggtaatttaaaaaagttatgcttaaattattatagtaaaagaagttattataaatatatagtaatttttaccACCTAGAAGATAGGAGAtaggagagagagagggtgaacggataaatttttttttaaaccaaaatcatcttttcaaaagacgatttaaaaaaatttgaaatcgtctcttcaagagacgagttccatgaaaatatatatatatatatatatatatttaaaaaaattcccaaaaaaaaaaaaaaaaaacaattcctcaagggatgaagagacgagttccatgaaaatatatatatatatatatatatatatatatatatatatatatatatatatatttaaaaattcctaaatttaaaaaaaaaaaaaaaaaaaaaacaattcctcaaggaactcgtctcttgaaaagacaagttcccatggaaaaaaaataatttttaaaaaatatatatatatatatatatatttttaaaaaaaattcccaaattaaaaaaaaaaattcctcaaggaactcttcttttcaagagacgagttccatggaaaaaaaaaattcccaaattattaaaaaaagaaaaaaagaaaaaccaattcctcaagagacgagttcccattaaaaaaatatattttttttatttaaattcctaaattaaaaaaaaaattcctcaagggacCTCGTCTCTTCAatagacgagttccatgaaatatatatctatattaaaaaattcccaaattattaaaaaaaaaaaaaaaaacaattcctcaaggaaactcgtctctttaagagacgagttcccttgaggaattgttttttttttttttttaaatataatttgggaattttaaaaaaaaaaaatatatatatatatatatatatatatatatatatatatttttttttttttaagaaacgaGTCctcttgaggaattttttttttttttttttaataatttgggaatttaaaaaaaaaaattcatgggaactcgtctcttcaagagacgagttcccttgaggaatttttttttaatttttaatttttttataatttgggaatttttttaaaaaaatatattttttttcatgggaactcgtctcttgaggaattgtttttttttttttttttttaaatttgggaattatttaaaaaaaatgttttttttttcatgagaactcgtctcttgaagagacgagttcccttgaggattttttttttttttttatataatttgggaattttgttaaaaaaaaaatatatttttttaatgggaactcgtcttttcaagagacgagttcccttgaggaattttttatttttttatttttttaataatttgaggattttttttttttaatttgaaaattttttttcatgggaactcgtctcttaaagagacaatttcccttttgaatttttttttaaaatcgtcttttgaaaagacgatttcgtcttttgaaatttgaaaagatgattttggtttaaaaaaaaaattattcgttcaccctctctcctctctcattTCTCCTaagtggcaaaaactaccatatatttataataacttcttctactacaataatttaagcataacttttttaaattaccgcactattgagaaaagtccctAAAAATTGTGATATGTGATAATATCCCAGCATTCAAAAGCACATGGAACaacttattttatctttaataaaaaccatctctttatttaaaataacatctttaataaaattgatatttataaaatattaggactgcttgctttttttttttttaattgggtctacatcttaattattattattattttttcttttctttctttttctttttcccctctttttccCTTCCTACTCCACCCACTCCCCCatcccaccccaccccaccacCACCCACCTTCATTTCCAGCCCCTTTTTCCACTTCCTcggttttttttcctctctctttccCCATCCCATTCCACCACCACTTACTTTCATTTCCAGCCTCCTTTTCCACTTCCtcggttttttttcctttctctctctctcaaccatGGAAAATCATCATCTCCATCCTAGGGTTACAGAAtagataagtttttttttctctttttttctttaatttctatcGTAATTGTTTTTTGGATTTGGACTTGATTGCATGCATATTAAATTGAGCTCGATTTTTGTTGTGGAATTGGTTTGAGCATTAAATTGGATttggattatgagatattaaattgaGGTTTAATTGAATTTATCTTAATTTGTTACATTTGATCTTGATTAAATGTGCTTGAATATTAGTTATTAATTTGTATATGGAATATTTATGTTGGACTGTATttactaatttgaatttattcttattcataaaatttattggaCTCGTTTAAAATGATTGCTAAAATAAGTGATGattcaacttttttaaaaaaaattaatttttcatcaatAAAAGCGAGTTTCTCTATTCAAATAAGGACATATGTGAAAAATACGGGTACACATATTAATAGCATTTTACTTAAAAtgaatattgaataaaaatcgTTAAatccattaataaattcaatacaaagtgtTGTTTGATTTGAGATTCATTTATTAAgtaagaaattttattaaaatataattatgcgTAGAAAAGAATATTAGACTCATTGCAAACCAATTGTTATTCATAGATTTTCTAGTATTAATGATTTcactatttaagttttaaattatttttaaaaatcattaaactcattaatgaatttaatgcactaagtcttaattaatttggaattcatttatTAGTGAAAAAAAACATGGTTCtatgtagaagagaaataatagtAGTTAtagtatttattatattaatatttgacttttaagttatttttaaaatttactaaaCTCGGTCCAATGCATTAaattttgcttgatttgaagtttattaGTCTAgtgaaaatttttgtaaaagtaTGATATATGTTATGAAGAAACTAGTCaagtcattcaaaataaattttggtctaTGAACTTTCTAATGTTAtaaagttttataattttctagtACTAATTAGatcagttttttattttcaaattatttttaaaaattaataaattgtatatatcaaattaatgaattttatatatcaaatatagtttgatttgaaatttatttgttaaatgaaAGGTTTTATataagttaaaagaaattcgaaaaacatgaataatttaaaagaaattatatttcatggagagagaaaaagaatgatatcattattcaattttatttgttttctatatttttttttattatttctctgtATTTTCCTTTTGGTTTTAATAATGATtacttattttcttaaaaatgttctttatttcattttttttaaagatctaaagcaaaaaacaaaaacaaatagtgttataaattttaaaaataatattctatttttaaaaatagaaaattatttttaatcatatggTAAAATAGGCTCTTAAGTTTTTAAAGTTATCTTTTGAAAAaccaattttcatataaattatttatgtttcaatactattaatttttttgtttcaaaaatcagTTTATCTTTGGTAAATCATatcttgataaaaataaattaattaaataatttagaaatctACAACTCAAAAAATAAAGGTTAATATTTAAGAAAGTTGGTTTTTGAGATAACACTTTCAATGAAAATCAagtattcataaaaaataaaaaattaaaactttaaaaagcttattttttttactacaaaccttttttttgtatcacagaataattctaataaaagtTTTGATTTGATCCATTGTGATATATGGGGTCCTTTTGGCACTACTTCTTATTCTGGTTTTcgatatttttttaactatagtCGATGACTTCACAAGGTGTACTTGGGTATACATGATTAAAGCTAAATCAGAAGTGTCATCTTTAATCAAAACTTTCTGTAAAATGGTAGCAAAccaattttcttcttctgttaAAGCTATAAGGTATGATAATGGACCAAAATTCTTACTCACAAAATTCTATCATAAATATGGTATTTTGCATCAGAGAAGTTGTGTCGAAACtcctaaaaaaaatggtgttgtGGAGAGAAAACATCAACATCTACTAAGCACTCCTAGAGCCTTAATGTTTCAAGAAAATCTACCATTAATTTTTTGGAGTGACTGTGTGCTTACTGCTGCCCACATAATCAATAGAATTCCCACTCCTCTACTTCAAAATAAAACTCTTTTTGAAATGCTTTTTAACAAAACACCTAACCTTTCTCATTTAAGAGTTTTTGGCTGTCTTTGTTTTGCATCCACTTTAACTAGTCACAGACAAAAATTTGATTCACGAGCCACAAAGTGCATCTTCCTAGGATATCCTTCTGATATTAAGGGTTATAAACTCATGGATCTAAACAACAATAAGATCCTTGTTTCTCGGAATGTCATATTCCATGAAacaatttttcctttccaaGTGTTGCCCCAACATCTTGAAACTCATTCCTTTATGTTTCCTCTTTcacaatcattttcaaattcacCTTCTACCACCTCCTTCTTCAATTCCTATCACAATGTGTGACCTGCATCACCACCTAATaattctccttctctctctgAACCTCCTGCCCTTCTTGAATCCGACTCACCTACATGTCCCTCTCCATCCCATCTGGATTCAACTGACCCTGAAGTCCTATAGCTCATAAAATCAACCAGAATTAAA contains these protein-coding regions:
- the LOC100265597 gene encoding loganic acid O-methyltransferase — translated: MQQSFPMNGGDGPHSYRNNSHFQRQDMNVSRTMIEEAIAKKLDVKCFSSNPFRLANLGCSVGPNTFIAMQHIVEAVERRYLVQGLKSEMPEFQVFFNDHVGNDFNTLFASLPTERRYFACGVPGSFHGRLFPESSIHFMFSSHALHWLSKVPEELLDKNSPAWNRGRIHYTSGPEEVSHAYAAQFEHDMEIFLSARAKELVVGGMIVFLILALPNGIPASQNPYGIMFDLLGSCLMDMAKEGLISEAQVDSFNLPIHLASPEQMTELVERNECLTIERMELVNSRSKLVGPINGKEYAMYLRAGLEGIFAQHFGSGIIDQLFDSFSKKIMESSHQLESGNKEGILLFVVLRRK